The following coding sequences are from one Plasmodium sp. gorilla clade G2 genome assembly, chromosome: 1 window:
- a CDS encoding secreted ookinete protein, putative, protein MKKIYSIFVICFIILKVCLCKNININDEGKKNQRVIKNENEEEKNNKRNNKKVQHNKVNHKKNNSVTKKIDQQKNKKIDQQINKKIDEEKNKNIDQEINKNIDQEKNKNIDQEINKNIDQEKNKNIDQEINKKIHEQINKKIDEQKINDDHHPNQFTEGLENDNLDNKLFDDSELNDIIHKEKFFESLKNDNNVDNFLLVDEEMERLMEEEKQKSRKLEEDEEEEEDDDEEEDNDEKWKNKSENNNSNNSHNNMHTNYDMYDNTDIYNDHNNVDITQEEDLNEKEAFLNFEKKFNQVEDNNDSSDENNKIEDFISDNIHHSTDNVSHENIEVKKELPHKNENIIKGKDDDLTNINFNNNNNVNNQMQYKTYKEKYEKEILNKPESIKYFFEVITEIVIIIKLGLIYRYTNFLIPFKNFIISKTLEYIEMICVTFLSIHKFGREKYPDIYGFFLILVILYILKYVLKNILYRVYYNKYGMSKKYFLKNQSSENMYMENLLKRILYNVEKKKVLSNYENILQDILENTDNLLVNSNIINKENKNIYTDMISNINNIGVFTYISTQALKKINHKSDLIINELTTSGFIDEDTSNKMDKLKNFSSINEYPYIDIKKYKENLINEYDEQFLLNDKIRYSGFQSTENDKSPANNKYNMDSYNIDSYNMDSYNMDNSNVDNNININNQMDENINMNNNYLSDKYMDDSPYDENNMPEHLQHPNKEDYVSTKNTLKDRKLHSFYNNMDINKKDDNYINKMMMDSDLQNYNGRKNMYLNPSFKEDLKNNDYANNTSDIVEGKEIQQVDKYKTSDMNEEKKLEPIYNHNNKTILNNLNPFSPINDYNNKKNSLNEEQNNTNDSDVITNIANSYINKPSTNINRYTHPSIYNANNKVSNPLLNIQGNVSKNLGQRKNTETLMNNKMEENYLIDKVTNNDMEEHMENKLDEEKLKMNNVFEGGKEYIKTNEDLNNINKAGSFSYTQSPYQGVENANNKNQKYLTQRKERQQIVATKSPFN, encoded by the exons atgaaaaaaatttatagtatatttgttatttgttttattattttaaaagtatGTTTAtgtaaaaacataaatataaatgatgaggGGAAAAAAAACCAGAGAgtcataaaaaatgaaaatgaggaagaaaaaaataataaaaggaataataaaaaggttCAACATAATAAAGttaatcataaaaaaaataatagtgTAACTAAAAAGATTGATCaacagaaaaataaaaagattgATCAacagataaataaaaaaattgatgaagagaaaaataaaaatattgatcaagagataaataaaaatattgatcaagagaaaaataaaaatattgatcaagagataaataaaaatattgatcaagagaaaaataaaaatattgatcaagagataaataaaaagattcATGAacagataaataaaaagattgatgaacaaaaaataaatgatgacCACCACCCGAATCAATTTACAGAAGGCTTAGAAAACGATAATTTAGATAATAAACTTTTTGACGATTCTGaattaaatgatattattcataaagAAAAGTTTTTTGAGagtttaaaaaatgataataatgtagataattttttattagtaGATGAAGAAATGGAAAGATTAATggaagaagaaaaacaaaaaagtaGAAAATTAGAAGAGGacgaagaagaagaagaagatgatgatgaagaggaagacaatgatgaaaaatggaaaaataaaagtgaaaataataatagtaataatagtcataataatatgcatacaaattatgatatgtatgataatacagatatttataatgatcACAATAATGTGGACATTACACAAGAAGAAGATCTGAATGAAAAGGAagcttttttaaattttgagAAAAAATTCAATCAAGttgaagataataatgattcaagtgatgagaataataaaattgaagATTTTATAAGTGATAATATTCATCATTCAACTGATAATGTATCACATGAAAATATAGAAGTAAAAAAGGAATTACcccataaaaatgaaaatataataaaagggAAAGATGATGATTtgacaaatataaattttaataataataataatgtgaatAATCAGATgcaatataaaacatataaagaaaaatacgaaaaagaaatattaaataaaccagaatcaataaaatatttttttgaagttATAACtgaaatagtaataataataaaattaggtttaatatatagatatacgaattttttaataccttttaaaaattttattatatcaaaaactttagaatatatagaaatgatATGTGTGACCTTTTTATCTATACATAAATTTGGTAGAGAAAAATATCCAGATATATAtggtttttttttgatacttgtaatattatatatattaaaatatgtattaaaaaatattttatatagagtatattataataaatatggtatgagtaaaaaatattttttgaagaATCAATCAAGtgaaaatatgtatatggaGAATTTATTAAAGAggattttatataatgtagaaaagaaaaaagtgttatcaaattatgaaaatatattacaggatatattagaaaatacagataatttattagtaaatagtaatataataaataaagaaaataaaaatatttatactgATATGATatctaatattaataatataggagtctttacatatatatctacccaagcattaaaaaaaataaatcacaAATCAGAtcttataataaatgaattaacAACTAGTGGTTTTATTGATGAAGATACAAGTAATAAAATGGATAAACTTAAAAACTTCTCATCTATAAATGAATATccatatatagatataaagaaatataaagaaaatctCATCAATGAATATGATGAGCAGTtcttattaaatgataaaataagatACAGTGGTTTTCAAAGTAcagaaaatgataaaagccctgcaaataataaatataacatggATAGTTATAATATAGATAGTTATAATATGGATAGTTATAACATGGATAATAGTAATGtcgataataatattaatataaataatcagatggatgaaaatataaatatgaataacaaTTATTTATCTGATAAATATATGGATGATTCTccatatgatgaaaataatatgccCGAACATTTACAGCATCCAAATAAAGAAGATTATGTATCTACAAAGAATACATTGAAGGATAGAAAGTTACactctttttataataacatggatataaataaaaaagatgataattatataaacaaaatgatgATGGATTCAGACTTACAAAATTATAACGgtagaaaaaatatgtatttaaatCCATCCTTTAAAGAGGATCTcaaaaataatgattatgCTAATAATACAAGTGATATTGTAGAAGGTAAAGAAATACAACAagttgataaatataaaacaagtgatatgaatgaagaaaaaaaacttgaaccaatatataatcataacaataaaacgatattaaataatttaaatccATTTTCTCCtataaatgattataataataaaaagaattctttaaatgaagaacaaaataatacaaacgATTCTGACGTTATAACAAATATAGCAaattcttatataaataaaccaTCTACTAATATAAATAGATATACACATCCTTCTATTTATAATGCGAATAATAAGGTATCAAATccattattaaatatacaagGAAATGTATCAAAAAACTTAGGACAGCGTAAAAACACAGAAACGttgatgaataataaaatggaagaaaattatttgatAGACAAAGTTACTAACAATGATATGGAAGAACATATGGAGAATAAGTTG gATGAAGAAAAGTTGAAGATGAATAATGTATTTGAAGGTggaaaggaatatataaaaacgaATGAAGatctaaataatataaataaagcaG GATCTTTTTCATATACGCAATCCCCTTATCAAGGTGTAGAAAACGCCAATAATAAAAACCAAAAGTATCTGACCCAGCGgaa ggAACGACAACAAATTGTTGCTACGAAATCTccatttaattaa